From Shewanella psychrophila, a single genomic window includes:
- a CDS encoding iron-siderophore ABC transporter substrate-binding protein: protein MLVTQLNAILARSVLLVTMVLVSWGSLAEVQAPVQIQDSRGLQTLAQVPNRVAVLNWDVAEQVLELGITPIAMPDIDGYREWVMKPQVPESVSDIGTRVEPNFQRLAALKPDVIIIASPQLDLLPKLEQIAPVLFFQTYSEHHDNAKAAIDNFKQIAKVLGREEVAAQRLAKMNANIEQMKEKLAVAYSGHLPKVTSFRFASMTSIYQYGDNSTSQYALSLLGIEPAIAQGRSQWGARQKRLKELRHVGEGIALYFRPFAQEPQLDSSVMWQAMPFVRAKKMNSVESAWNYGGAISIEYMAQALTDSLLEIAPVKPRVTQALVSNKKGESNL from the coding sequence ATGTTAGTGACTCAGTTAAACGCAATATTAGCCAGATCTGTGTTGCTAGTTACAATGGTGTTGGTGTCTTGGGGGAGTCTGGCAGAGGTTCAAGCCCCTGTTCAAATTCAAGATAGCCGAGGCCTGCAGACGTTAGCTCAAGTACCAAACCGTGTTGCCGTGTTGAATTGGGATGTGGCGGAGCAGGTGCTGGAGCTGGGCATCACTCCTATCGCCATGCCGGACATCGACGGTTATCGTGAGTGGGTGATGAAACCTCAAGTTCCTGAATCCGTGTCGGATATCGGTACCCGAGTCGAACCTAATTTTCAGCGTTTGGCTGCCTTGAAGCCTGATGTGATCATCATAGCATCGCCTCAGCTCGACCTCTTACCTAAGCTGGAGCAGATAGCGCCAGTGCTGTTTTTTCAGACCTACAGCGAACATCACGATAATGCCAAGGCCGCCATCGACAATTTCAAACAGATCGCTAAGGTACTAGGACGGGAGGAGGTAGCCGCTCAAAGGTTAGCGAAAATGAACGCAAACATAGAACAGATGAAGGAAAAGTTAGCTGTGGCATATTCAGGACACTTGCCTAAGGTGACCAGTTTTCGTTTCGCTAGCATGACCTCTATCTATCAGTATGGTGATAACTCCACCTCACAATATGCACTTTCTTTGTTGGGTATTGAGCCTGCCATTGCTCAAGGCCGTTCACAATGGGGCGCGAGACAAAAGCGCTTGAAAGAGTTGCGCCATGTGGGTGAGGGGATTGCCTTATATTTCCGTCCTTTTGCTCAAGAACCTCAGTTGGACTCAAGCGTGATGTGGCAAGCCATGCCTTTCGTTCGGGCTAAGAAGATGAACAGTGTCGAGTCGGCCTGGAACTACGGCGGTGCCATATCTATCGAATATATGGCTCAAGCACTCACTGATAGCCTGCTTGAGATTGCGCCTGTTAAACCTAGGGTGACTCAAGCCTTAGTATCAAATAAAAAGGGTGAGTCAAACCTGTAA